One genomic window of Gracilinema caldarium DSM 7334 includes the following:
- a CDS encoding PTS sugar transporter subunit IIA: MVDFSGILDKSCVEIDVEARNKEEVIQKAVQMLEQAGKITQGDSIYHDIMAREQLATTAIGEGIAVPHALSDAMQATVMAVVRLKSPIDYDAPDGKPVDLFFIMAGPKNDTAYHLKLLSKLARLLHDPHFREQARRASSSEKLVTLMLEKE; this comes from the coding sequence ATGGTGGACTTTTCCGGTATTTTGGATAAAAGCTGTGTCGAAATAGATGTGGAAGCCAGAAATAAAGAAGAAGTAATTCAAAAAGCAGTTCAAATGTTGGAGCAAGCAGGTAAAATTACCCAGGGAGATTCCATATATCATGATATTATGGCCAGGGAGCAACTAGCCACCACCGCGATTGGTGAGGGAATTGCGGTGCCCCATGCCTTAAGTGATGCTATGCAAGCCACTGTTATGGCGGTGGTTCGGCTGAAAAGCCCCATTGACTATGATGCCCCCGATGGAAAACCGGTGGACCTCTTTTTTATCATGGCCGGCCCTAAAAACGATACAGCCTATCATCTTAAACTCCTTTCTAAGCTTGCTCGCTTGTTGCATGATCCCCATTTCCGTGAACAGGCACGGAGGGCTAGCAGTTCTGAAAAACTGGTAACCCTGATGTTAGAAAAGGAATAG
- a CDS encoding methyl-accepting chemotaxis protein has translation MKLKGKMLLYLALPSALGLIGLAMIIAISVGNMSHESILGLTELNVESRAAEIGRWLEGHLNNVKRTAGNSEMVSGDLVRIKNYIMSRNANLPADVAYEYFGDLQGDYFTSAGGKGNLSSRDYFKQIANGADYVISEGLISLSTGKATAFIVVPQKDKNGKRIGLTAAAVDLETISTIVSQIKYGQAYAEIIDSKFNVIAHPNKDMVLKANFAEPSKLGYRDMEPAIEAMKAGKSGSQRYWDDKGIEKFMVFAPVPLSQGWNFIMVVPASQINEAPIRIVSIIAVMSLIILLILIVIILFAINSLTSPIRLVSSVIQQVGKGQVWVDERTNLQLQRAQVVKDEVGDAVQATTTLMRTLTDIVHSIQTAALEVEKGAAAISQTSQNLSQGSTEQAASAEQVSSMIEEISSTIKQSADNAASTEQLARRALEDARQGAEAVLQSVEAMKSIASKISIIDEIARQTNLLALNAAIEAARAGEAGKGFAVVASEVRKLAERSQTAANEILGISKQSVVTAEEAGHRITNVLPDVEKTAELVQEISAASREQSIGIEQIVSAIMQLDSVIQQNASSSEELASMAEELSSQSMNLRQTVQYFSLKEADVHLVNTPLLRSATLKGAIPQEELKAEKISKPLPKREALPKRPLPLPPEPEKKIPMPEHKAEHKPESIIPPPTASDDDFEEF, from the coding sequence ATGAAGCTAAAAGGAAAAATGCTTTTGTACCTTGCTTTGCCATCAGCCTTGGGGCTCATTGGATTAGCTATGATTATTGCCATCTCGGTTGGTAATATGAGCCATGAATCTATTTTGGGACTTACAGAGCTTAATGTTGAAAGCCGGGCCGCAGAAATTGGCCGTTGGCTCGAAGGCCACCTCAATAATGTTAAACGGACTGCCGGCAACAGTGAAATGGTAAGTGGAGACCTCGTACGGATTAAAAATTATATTATGTCCAGGAATGCGAATTTGCCAGCTGATGTAGCCTATGAATATTTTGGAGATCTACAGGGAGACTATTTTACCTCCGCTGGAGGCAAGGGAAATCTTTCGAGCCGTGACTATTTTAAGCAAATTGCCAATGGAGCGGACTATGTTATTAGCGAAGGTCTTATATCGCTTTCTACTGGAAAGGCGACAGCTTTTATTGTGGTGCCCCAAAAAGATAAAAATGGTAAACGGATCGGACTCACTGCAGCTGCGGTCGATTTGGAGACCATTTCTACGATAGTTTCCCAGATTAAATATGGGCAGGCTTATGCGGAAATTATTGACAGTAAGTTTAATGTAATCGCCCATCCCAATAAAGATATGGTGCTCAAGGCAAATTTCGCCGAGCCTTCTAAACTTGGGTACCGTGATATGGAACCGGCAATAGAAGCTATGAAGGCGGGGAAGTCCGGCAGTCAGCGCTACTGGGATGATAAGGGCATAGAAAAATTTATGGTTTTTGCACCGGTCCCTCTAAGCCAGGGCTGGAACTTTATTATGGTAGTTCCCGCCAGTCAGATCAATGAAGCCCCCATACGAATTGTTTCTATTATCGCTGTTATGTCTCTCATCATTTTATTGATTTTAATTGTTATCATTTTATTTGCCATCAATTCTCTGACTAGTCCTATACGGCTTGTGTCTTCGGTGATTCAGCAGGTTGGGAAAGGTCAGGTTTGGGTGGATGAAAGGACGAATCTTCAGTTACAGCGGGCTCAAGTTGTGAAGGATGAGGTGGGTGATGCAGTACAGGCTACGACCACCCTCATGCGGACCCTGACCGATATTGTTCACTCTATACAGACTGCTGCGCTGGAAGTAGAGAAGGGGGCTGCTGCCATCAGCCAGACGAGCCAGAACCTGTCCCAGGGTTCTACCGAACAGGCGGCCAGCGCTGAGCAGGTTTCTTCCATGATAGAAGAAATCAGTTCTACTATAAAGCAGAGTGCGGATAATGCAGCCAGTACGGAACAGCTTGCCCGGCGGGCCCTGGAAGATGCCCGGCAGGGTGCTGAAGCGGTGCTGCAGTCTGTAGAGGCAATGAAGTCTATTGCATCCAAGATCAGTATTATTGATGAAATTGCACGTCAGACGAACCTCCTCGCATTAAATGCAGCCATAGAAGCGGCGAGGGCAGGGGAGGCTGGCAAGGGCTTTGCCGTGGTGGCCAGTGAAGTACGCAAACTAGCGGAGCGGAGCCAGACAGCGGCTAACGAAATACTGGGTATTTCCAAACAGAGTGTAGTAACTGCAGAAGAAGCGGGGCACCGTATTACCAATGTGCTTCCCGATGTGGAAAAAACCGCTGAACTGGTACAGGAAATTAGCGCCGCAAGCCGTGAACAGAGTATCGGTATAGAACAAATCGTATCGGCTATCATGCAGTTGGATTCGGTTATTCAACAGAATGCCAGCTCCAGCGAAGAGTTGGCCTCCATGGCAGAGGAGCTTTCTTCCCAGTCGATGAATCTGCGGCAGACAGTCCAGTATTTCTCTTTAAAAGAGGCGGATGTACATCTGGTGAATACTCCCTTGTTACGGTCTGCTACCTTAAAAGGTGCTATCCCTCAGGAAGAGCTAAAGGCTGAGAAAATATCGAAGCCCTTACCTAAACGCGAAGCCCTGCCAAAGCGACCACTTCCACTTCCTCCAGAGCCTGAAAAGAAAATTCCTATGCCCGAACATAAAGCTGAACATAAACCGGAAAGTATCATCCCTCCCCCTACGGCAAGCGATGATGACTTTGAGGAGTTCTGA
- a CDS encoding DUF4349 domain-containing protein, whose amino-acid sequence MNSSRFVFMSVVFVTALFMGCSKNEAAFTSLDRGPKLMAEAPLMAESRTRADSGEVAKLVSDTAGQAGSAEANRSEAGSDGRKLIYTASLTIAVPEVQDAAKKLETQLTAFKAYIASQDWYESSISYEIKVPVEHFHALLESLGSAGKIRRKTVQARDVTEYYYDLENRVKNKRILVERYQTYLRNAKNVEDLLNVERFLNDATTDLESLEGSFRGLVKQVEYATISLTLEPLVTTSTSSPTLGERLRNLFNSFSSFLQSAIVILIALIIYGIPLVLILALLWLLLFGRVGLVKKIFILVNRK is encoded by the coding sequence ATGAACAGCAGTCGCTTTGTATTCATGTCAGTGGTTTTTGTTACAGCCCTTTTTATGGGCTGTAGCAAAAATGAGGCTGCTTTTACCAGCCTTGACCGCGGTCCCAAGCTGATGGCAGAGGCTCCGCTCATGGCAGAGTCCAGGACCCGAGCAGATAGTGGTGAAGTAGCAAAGCTTGTATCTGATACAGCAGGGCAAGCAGGCTCTGCTGAAGCGAATCGGTCTGAGGCCGGTTCTGACGGTCGAAAGCTCATCTATACGGCGAGTCTTACTATTGCGGTGCCTGAAGTACAAGATGCGGCAAAAAAACTCGAAACCCAGCTTACAGCCTTTAAGGCCTATATCGCCTCACAGGACTGGTACGAATCTTCCATAAGCTATGAAATTAAGGTCCCCGTAGAACACTTTCATGCACTTCTAGAATCACTAGGCTCAGCGGGAAAAATCCGCAGAAAAACTGTCCAGGCCCGGGATGTGACCGAATATTACTATGATCTGGAAAACCGTGTAAAAAATAAACGTATTCTCGTTGAGCGGTACCAAACGTATCTCAGAAATGCCAAAAATGTAGAAGACCTCCTCAATGTGGAACGCTTTCTCAATGACGCCACCACCGATTTGGAGAGCCTTGAAGGCAGTTTCCGAGGCCTTGTTAAACAGGTTGAATATGCCACCATATCCCTTACCTTGGAACCTCTTGTCACCACCAGTACCAGTTCGCCGACCCTTGGGGAACGGCTCAGAAACCTTTTTAATTCCTTCAGCTCTTTCTTGCAAAGCGCCATAGTAATCCTGATCGCTCTTATCATCTATGGCATACCTTTGGTACTCATCCTGGCACTCCTCTGGCTCCTCCTTTTCGGTAGGGTAGGCCTTGTAAAAAAGATCTTTATCCTTGTGAATAGGAAGTAA
- a CDS encoding monovalent cation/H+ antiporter complex subunit F, which produces MKDEIFFITSWVFILCIGMSLIRLLLGPRGADRLTALAVISSLILALLVLYGTQEGRLLYLDVALLYDVFGFLGILAIAQFFRDKESGERKL; this is translated from the coding sequence ATGAAAGACGAGATATTTTTTATCACCAGCTGGGTTTTTATTCTGTGTATTGGTATGAGCCTTATACGGTTGTTGCTGGGACCACGGGGTGCAGACCGGCTCACCGCATTGGCGGTTATTTCCTCGCTCATTCTCGCTCTACTTGTCTTATATGGTACACAGGAAGGCAGGCTTCTCTATCTTGATGTGGCCCTTTTATATGATGTTTTTGGTTTTCTTGGAATTTTAGCGATTGCTCAATTTTTCCGGGATAAGGAATCGGGGGAACGGAAGCTATGA
- the gpmI gene encoding 2,3-bisphosphoglycerate-independent phosphoglycerate mutase: MVEALKKNSAWKGRRGPVVLVIMDGVGYGKYKEGDAVADSKMYNLEAIKAKSPHTRLKAHGTAVGLPSDEDMGNSEVGHNAIGCGRVFSQGAALVSKSIESGAMFQGKTWREVIGNVKTSGGALHFIGLFSDGNVHSHIDHLKAMIIKAKEEGVKKVRIHVLFDGRDVGETSALEYVDPFETFLKSLNNASFDARIASGGGRMWITMDRYGADWAMVERGWKTHVLGMGRQFSSAREAVETYRKEIPGIIDQDLKEFVITENGKPVGTIEDGDSVIYFNFRGDRALEMTAAFEQDDFDKFNRIRRPKVVYAGMMEYDGDMHVPKRYLVSPPAIDRTMGEYLAASGVRTLAISETQKYGHVTYFFNGNRTGKFSEELEDYIEITSDVLPFEQRPWMKCAEITDAVLEAIESGKYNFIRLNYPNGDMVGHTGNYEAVVCSMEAMDLQLGRLAKAVEKAGGIMVISADHGNSDDMFEHDKKTGAVIYKEDGQPKAKTSHSLNPVPCIIYDPEHKGEYTYKPGEGVLKTGLGISSLAATCIQLLGFIPPEDYDPSVLAM, encoded by the coding sequence ATGGTGGAAGCCCTCAAAAAAAATTCGGCCTGGAAAGGCCGCCGGGGTCCGGTAGTCCTCGTTATTATGGATGGTGTCGGATACGGAAAATATAAGGAAGGCGACGCAGTTGCCGATTCCAAAATGTACAATCTGGAGGCGATTAAGGCAAAAAGCCCCCATACCCGCCTTAAGGCCCATGGGACGGCCGTTGGGCTCCCCTCAGACGAAGACATGGGCAACAGTGAGGTTGGACACAATGCCATTGGTTGCGGCCGTGTCTTTTCCCAGGGTGCAGCCCTGGTATCTAAATCCATCGAAAGCGGCGCCATGTTCCAGGGAAAAACCTGGAGAGAGGTCATTGGCAATGTAAAAACTTCAGGTGGAGCCCTTCATTTTATCGGTCTTTTCTCCGATGGTAATGTCCACAGCCATATCGATCACCTGAAGGCCATGATTATTAAAGCAAAAGAGGAAGGGGTGAAAAAGGTACGAATCCATGTACTGTTCGATGGACGAGACGTGGGTGAGACCAGTGCCCTTGAATATGTGGATCCCTTTGAGACCTTTCTTAAGAGCTTGAATAATGCTTCCTTCGACGCCCGCATTGCTTCAGGAGGCGGCCGTATGTGGATCACCATGGACCGCTATGGTGCGGACTGGGCCATGGTCGAACGGGGCTGGAAAACCCATGTACTCGGTATGGGCCGGCAATTTAGCTCTGCCCGGGAAGCGGTAGAAACCTATCGCAAGGAAATCCCCGGCATTATCGACCAGGACCTTAAGGAATTTGTTATTACAGAGAACGGCAAACCGGTTGGTACCATAGAAGACGGCGACTCGGTCATCTACTTTAATTTCCGGGGTGACCGGGCCTTGGAAATGACCGCCGCCTTTGAACAGGACGATTTTGATAAATTTAACCGGATTCGCCGACCCAAGGTAGTCTATGCTGGGATGATGGAATATGACGGAGATATGCATGTACCCAAACGGTACCTCGTGAGTCCCCCTGCGATCGATCGCACCATGGGCGAGTACCTGGCAGCTTCGGGAGTGCGGACCCTGGCAATTTCTGAAACCCAGAAATATGGCCACGTGACCTATTTCTTTAACGGGAACCGTACCGGAAAATTCAGCGAAGAGCTGGAAGATTATATTGAAATTACCAGCGATGTCCTGCCCTTTGAGCAGCGGCCCTGGATGAAGTGCGCCGAAATTACCGATGCAGTTCTCGAAGCTATCGAATCGGGTAAATATAACTTTATCAGGCTTAATTACCCCAACGGCGATATGGTTGGTCACACGGGAAACTACGAGGCTGTTGTCTGCTCCATGGAAGCCATGGACCTGCAGTTGGGACGCCTTGCCAAGGCGGTTGAAAAGGCTGGTGGTATCATGGTTATTTCAGCAGACCATGGGAACTCCGATGATATGTTTGAACATGACAAAAAAACCGGCGCAGTGATCTACAAAGAAGACGGTCAGCCAAAAGCTAAAACAAGCCACAGTCTGAATCCGGTCCCGTGTATTATCTATGATCCTGAACATAAGGGAGAATACACCTATAAGCCAGGAGAAGGGGTGCTGAAAACCGGTCTTGGTATTAGCTCCCTCGCTGCAACCTGTATACAGCTTTTAGGCTTCATACCCCCCGAGGATTACGACCCCTCGGTGCTTGCAATGTAG
- a CDS encoding cation:proton antiporter yields the protein MMSGIIDLISIGIALLACLFAIVGTIGLFRFSDCYTRLQASSLAATTAPFTIFILSLINAGDVASAFRILLIMVFFLISSPTTTHIISRYAWFSGIIPWTKPGDKS from the coding sequence ATGATGAGCGGCATTATCGATCTGATATCTATTGGTATTGCCTTATTGGCCTGTCTCTTTGCAATTGTGGGTACAATAGGTTTATTTAGATTTTCTGATTGTTACACTCGACTGCAGGCTTCTTCATTGGCAGCTACTACTGCACCTTTCACGATCTTTATACTGAGCCTCATCAATGCGGGTGATGTGGCCTCGGCCTTCAGAATTCTCCTTATTATGGTATTTTTTCTTATTTCTTCACCGACAACGACCCATATTATCAGCCGTTATGCATGGTTTTCAGGTATAATACCCTGGACAAAACCCGGGGATAAATCATGA
- a CDS encoding MnhB domain-containing protein encodes MIYTMGIISIVLLFIVLGPFMIPDTLWPQTARDFLQYNGLNDTGASNLVSAIYLGYRAYDTIGETIVLLAAVTGALYLIKRAPLPQIGIAQPQPKPKRRTTIIGLTTGKLAPVVMLFGWYVMFFGHLSPGGGFQGGVVLASGMLFIALGREGYHRESKLNNHGFHLIEVLSLWFLVVLVCIPLAFGASILENPFTKIDEMLPRVIYVISFNMAIGLKVASGLTLLGLLMMDMTHD; translated from the coding sequence ATGATCTATACCATGGGGATTATCAGTATTGTACTCCTTTTCATTGTTCTTGGCCCCTTTATGATTCCAGATACCTTGTGGCCACAGACAGCCCGGGATTTCCTACAATACAATGGATTGAATGATACGGGGGCGAGTAATCTGGTTTCAGCAATTTATTTGGGGTATCGTGCCTATGACACCATTGGCGAGACGATTGTACTTCTAGCTGCTGTTACTGGCGCTTTATATCTTATTAAACGTGCACCCCTGCCCCAAATCGGTATCGCCCAGCCACAGCCTAAACCAAAGCGCAGAACTACTATCATAGGATTAACCACAGGAAAATTAGCACCGGTAGTCATGCTCTTTGGTTGGTATGTCATGTTTTTTGGACATCTTTCTCCCGGAGGGGGATTTCAGGGAGGTGTTGTGCTTGCATCGGGTATGCTCTTCATAGCCCTTGGCCGGGAAGGGTATCATAGAGAATCAAAACTGAATAACCATGGATTCCACCTGATAGAAGTTCTCTCGTTATGGTTTCTTGTAGTGCTTGTATGTATTCCCCTAGCATTTGGTGCATCCATTCTTGAAAACCCTTTTACTAAGATTGATGAGATGCTGCCCAGAGTTATCTATGTGATTAGTTTTAATATGGCAATTGGTCTAAAAGTTGCCTCTGGTCTTACACTCCTTGGCTTACTTATGATGGATATGACCCATGATTAA
- a CDS encoding P-II family nitrogen regulator — protein sequence MKLLVFILNDEEYLEEILEAYVEAGISRATILDSEGMGRFLTYEVPLFADFKDFMKGNKPYNKTILSLINDDTLLDHLVPLIEKTIGSLQNPGTGLMFTVPVDWVHGISKICTEER from the coding sequence ATGAAACTCTTAGTTTTCATTTTGAATGATGAAGAGTATCTGGAAGAAATTCTCGAAGCTTATGTGGAAGCAGGTATTTCACGGGCTACCATTTTGGATTCTGAAGGTATGGGCCGCTTTCTGACCTATGAGGTTCCCCTTTTTGCTGATTTCAAGGATTTTATGAAGGGTAATAAACCCTATAATAAAACAATACTTTCCCTTATCAATGATGATACACTCTTAGATCATCTGGTGCCTCTTATTGAAAAAACAATAGGATCCCTGCAAAATCCGGGAACAGGACTCATGTTTACCGTTCCGGTAGATTGGGTCCATGGAATTTCCAAAATCTGTACAGAGGAGCGGTAA
- a CDS encoding zinc dependent phospholipase C family protein, with translation MPAQIVHILFGQELIRICEELLQHKYGDRFHQPISKLKHEYSAYFALGCQGPDILYHSQKRRPVAIEYGSLLHRRGYGTFMTVLLKKTLSSALTSLGAYALGFLTHAYLDRAAHPYIVYKAGWVSPEKPETAKYGRLHAFFERILDVQLLELMKGIHISSWNQDKMLTRACEEPPLYLVETLADALRTAYPERAGKDTRLDQRIENALLDAADFYRNTNPQRTSLNYRKKDEGLYLKYDQTPASVALVYPEGLPLTIDYLNLACKSWHHPCQEGRDDNRSFIDIFQEACQRGAEFLFTFIESFIDTGHVPLDAAEQIGNGGLSVCDTEGKPCKPRWSDPLPLDLVLEQQYEQRIAWFLRYQERCL, from the coding sequence ATGCCAGCCCAAATTGTCCATATTCTGTTTGGACAGGAACTGATCCGTATCTGTGAGGAGTTATTACAGCACAAATATGGTGATCGGTTTCATCAACCTATAAGTAAGCTGAAACATGAATATAGTGCTTACTTTGCCCTTGGGTGTCAGGGACCGGATATCTTGTATCACAGCCAGAAACGGCGACCCGTAGCTATTGAATATGGGAGTCTGCTTCATCGTCGGGGTTATGGGACTTTTATGACGGTGCTCCTAAAGAAGACCCTAAGTTCTGCTCTCACAAGCCTCGGCGCCTATGCCCTGGGCTTTCTCACCCATGCCTACCTCGATCGGGCCGCCCATCCCTATATTGTCTATAAAGCAGGCTGGGTCTCACCGGAAAAACCAGAAACGGCAAAATACGGCCGGCTCCATGCCTTTTTTGAGCGTATTCTGGATGTTCAGCTTTTGGAATTGATGAAAGGAATCCATATTTCTTCCTGGAACCAGGATAAGATGCTAACCCGGGCCTGTGAAGAGCCACCCCTGTACCTTGTGGAAACCCTGGCCGATGCCCTGCGAACTGCCTACCCGGAACGGGCCGGAAAGGATACACGCTTAGATCAACGTATCGAAAACGCCCTTCTGGATGCAGCAGATTTTTACCGAAATACCAATCCACAACGGACTTCTCTTAATTACCGGAAAAAGGATGAGGGTCTTTACTTAAAATATGACCAGACTCCCGCCTCGGTAGCCCTGGTGTATCCAGAGGGGCTACCGCTCACCATCGACTATCTTAACCTGGCCTGCAAAAGCTGGCACCATCCCTGTCAGGAAGGCAGGGATGACAACCGTTCGTTCATCGACATATTTCAAGAAGCCTGCCAGAGGGGTGCAGAATTTCTTTTTACCTTTATCGAAAGTTTTATTGATACGGGACATGTCCCGCTCGATGCGGCAGAACAAATCGGAAACGGAGGGCTTTCTGTATGTGATACGGAGGGGAAGCCCTGTAAGCCCCGCTGGTCCGATCCGCTTCCCCTCGATCTTGTTCTGGAACAGCAATATGAACAGCGAATAGCCTGGTTTCTGCGCTACCAGGAACGATGCCTCTAA
- a CDS encoding sodium:proton antiporter, which produces MINRILVLCLFLLGFYGLIVQKNMVKKVFALSIQNTAVVLLFILEGSRIGSLAPIVTESQAAYVDPIPQALMLTAIVVGICVTALALALVYRLYKKYETMDIEEIQRKAIDES; this is translated from the coding sequence ATGATTAACAGAATTCTGGTACTCTGTCTTTTTCTTTTGGGCTTTTATGGCCTCATAGTCCAAAAAAATATGGTAAAAAAGGTGTTTGCCCTCTCAATACAAAATACTGCGGTAGTTCTGCTTTTTATATTGGAAGGCAGTCGGATTGGCAGCCTTGCTCCGATAGTTACCGAATCTCAGGCTGCTTATGTAGACCCGATTCCCCAAGCCCTTATGTTAACAGCCATTGTTGTCGGCATCTGTGTTACTGCTCTGGCGTTAGCCCTTGTATACCGGTTATATAAAAAATATGAAACCATGGATATAGAAGAGATTCAAAGGAAAGCTATCGATGAGAGCTGA
- a CDS encoding DUF362 domain-containing protein — translation MAYKVTDACVNCGACEGECPVEAISEKDGMRWIDPDKCQDCGACAGVCPTEAIIAG, via the coding sequence ATGGCATACAAGGTAACCGATGCTTGTGTAAACTGCGGCGCCTGCGAAGGCGAGTGCCCGGTTGAGGCTATTTCTGAGAAGGACGGAATGCGCTGGATTGATCCTGACAAGTGCCAGGATTGCGGTGCCTGCGCCGGGGTTTGCCCCACCGAAGCCATTATCGCTGGCTAA
- a CDS encoding Na+/H+ antiporter subunit E translates to MKARNVWSIIRYGFTVLFLFICWILFSATFDIPYLFIGLIGSMVIALMVYPVFIEEHEAGRHSVIPRFLPLLGYLPLLLWALYSSSFNMLKAIVTGKIAPGIVHFKSTLRSDLARVLLAHAITFSPGTITMDLNEDHFIVHWMFVSTRHSRQAGNEIKGSLEGQLRKIWI, encoded by the coding sequence ATGAAGGCTCGGAATGTATGGAGTATCATTCGGTACGGTTTTACTGTATTGTTTTTGTTTATCTGTTGGATCCTCTTTTCTGCAACCTTTGATATACCCTATTTGTTTATTGGCCTGATTGGATCTATGGTGATTGCCCTGATGGTCTATCCTGTTTTTATCGAAGAACATGAAGCGGGTCGCCATTCAGTTATTCCACGGTTTCTACCATTACTAGGGTATCTCCCACTACTGCTATGGGCTCTCTATAGTTCGAGTTTTAACATGCTGAAAGCCATAGTGACCGGGAAAATAGCTCCGGGAATCGTGCATTTTAAAAGTACCCTTCGTTCTGATCTTGCCCGGGTACTATTAGCCCACGCTATTACCTTCAGTCCCGGGACGATCACTATGGATCTGAATGAGGATCATTTTATTGTGCATTGGATGTTTGTGAGTACACGGCACTCCAGGCAGGCTGGTAACGAGATTAAAGGCTCTCTAGAGGGACAGTTGCGGAAGATTTGGATATGA
- a CDS encoding Na(+)/H(+) antiporter subunit B, which translates to MITVLLVFVVIGSAYALFSRDLLHSTIALSMTSVVSAFIFYLLHAPDVAITEAAVGAGLSTVIFLWIIKQTGRSDP; encoded by the coding sequence ATGATTACGGTTTTGCTTGTGTTTGTGGTAATTGGTTCTGCCTATGCATTATTTTCCAGGGATCTCCTGCATAGTACGATAGCCCTTTCCATGACCAGTGTGGTCTCTGCCTTCATTTTTTACCTGTTACATGCTCCGGATGTGGCAATTACTGAGGCCGCAGTGGGGGCAGGTCTTTCTACCGTTATTTTCCTCTGGATTATTAAACAAACAGGACGGAGTGATCCATGA